The Benincasa hispida cultivar B227 chromosome 11, ASM972705v1, whole genome shotgun sequence genome has a segment encoding these proteins:
- the LOC120091248 gene encoding protein LURP-one-related 8 codes for MTKVFPNGPSSSCSDATETVLTVWKKSMLLNCEGFTVFNADGNLVYRVDNYLAGNKGEILLMDAAGNPLFTIRRKRLSLADSWVVYEGETGLNPPRFCARKQINLLKSKCLARVVEAMGRGVYEIEGCYGKRCCEVYDEKRRIVAEIKRKEAAGGLSFGTDVFRLIAQPQIDTTVAMALLILLDQMFGSSSNTP; via the exons ATGACAAAGGTATTCCCAAACGGGCCTTCCTCCTCCTGCAGCGACGCCACCGAGACTGTCCTCACGGTGTGGAAAAAATCTATGTTGTTGAACTGCGAGGGGTTTACCGTGTTTAACGCCGACGGTAATTTGGTATATAGGGTGGACAACTATCTGGCAGGCAATAAGGGCGAGATCCTTCTCATGGACGCCGCCGGCAACCCTTTGTTCACAATCCGTCGCAAG AGATTGAGCCTAGCCGATAGCTGGGTGGTTTACGAGGGTGAAACAGGCTTGAATCCCCCGCGGTTCTGTGCAAGAAAGCAGATAAATCTGCTTAAATCGAAGTGCCTCGCTCGTGTTGTTGAAGCTATGGGTAGGGGTGTGTATGAGATCGAGGGGTGCTACGGGAAGAGATGCTGTGAGGTGTACGATGAGAAGCGGAGAATAGTGGCAGAGATCAAACGCAAGGAGGCAGCGGGAGGGTTGAGCTTCGGGACGGACGTATTCCGCCTCATTGCTCAGCCTCAGATTGATACCACTGTAGCCATGGCCCTCCTCATCCTTCTGGATCAAATGTTTGGATCTTCTTCCAATACTCCATGA